Proteins encoded by one window of Desulfobaculum bizertense DSM 18034:
- a CDS encoding DUF116 domain-containing protein: protein MKEHQETLSQFDAADREVVSERKRLFIGLISVASLLLCAFLALLWYVPYIGLESIHALAPWVLGALILVAMGAVCWAALGLVLNIIVGHSLPYTRRLRGLTIKLFLPLMVILGRVLGISKRRVRASFIKVNNELVLNEAGRYDASSILLLLPHCLQNSHCKVRLTYDINNCKRCGKCPIKKLLEISEHYGVKMAIATGGTIARRIVVQTRPRLILAVACERDLSSGIQDTYPISVYGVMNERPHGPCLDTQVSTVMVEKALQRFMQNPPEPLSATEAGSIKSGPAHPPS from the coding sequence ATGAAAGAGCATCAGGAAACCCTTTCCCAATTTGACGCGGCAGACCGGGAGGTCGTTTCAGAACGTAAACGCCTGTTTATCGGGCTGATTTCTGTTGCGTCCTTGCTGCTTTGTGCTTTTCTGGCGCTCTTGTGGTACGTGCCCTACATTGGACTGGAGTCTATTCACGCACTCGCTCCGTGGGTTCTGGGTGCGTTGATTCTTGTTGCAATGGGCGCCGTGTGCTGGGCTGCGCTGGGGTTGGTTCTCAACATTATTGTTGGGCATAGCCTGCCGTATACCCGACGGCTCAGAGGGCTGACCATCAAGCTCTTTTTGCCCCTGATGGTTATTCTGGGGCGTGTTCTTGGGATTTCGAAGCGCCGGGTCCGTGCCTCGTTCATCAAGGTGAACAATGAGCTGGTCCTCAATGAGGCTGGCCGCTATGACGCTTCTTCCATTCTGCTGCTTTTGCCCCACTGCCTGCAAAATTCGCACTGCAAGGTGCGCTTGACCTACGACATCAACAACTGCAAGCGCTGTGGCAAGTGCCCCATTAAAAAGCTTCTTGAAATTTCTGAACACTACGGCGTGAAAATGGCCATTGCCACGGGCGGGACCATTGCCCGGCGTATTGTTGTTCAGACTCGCCCGCGCCTGATTTTGGCTGTTGCGTGCGAACGTGATCTTTCCAGTGGTATTCAGGACACCTATCCAATCTCTGTGTATGGCGTGATGAATGAACGCCCGCATGGTCCGTGTCTGGATACGCAGGTCTCCACCGTTATGGTGGAAAAGGCCTTGCAGCGTTTTATGCAAAACCCTCCTGAACCCTTATCCGCCACAGAAGCCGGGTCCATAAAATCCGGTCCGGCGCACCCCCCATCATGA
- the fmt gene encoding methionyl-tRNA formyltransferase encodes MAAQDKKAFKVVFMGTPEFSRVILEALIAHDGCEVIAAYSQPDRPCGRGQVCKPTEVKKCALEHGIPVHQPLNFKEQSAIDELAALEPDLLVVAAYGLILPQAVLDIAPSGAMNVHTSLLPKYRGAAPIQRAILNGDDFTGVTIMQMDKGMDTGDILLARALAIGMNDTAETLHDELAALGGRMITEAIERLKEGRLAHIAQDDAEATYADKLKKSEGELDWSCSAQDVHNRARAMFPWPGAYFFWQGEGRSKALRISIVPGELGPACSEYGSPEPGTIVGEVDGKLAIACADRLYLVPSVKPAGKKSMEPQAFLCGYMQRCATK; translated from the coding sequence ATGGCTGCGCAGGACAAAAAAGCATTCAAAGTAGTGTTCATGGGCACGCCGGAGTTTTCCCGCGTGATTCTTGAAGCGCTCATTGCCCATGATGGCTGTGAGGTCATTGCTGCGTACTCCCAGCCCGACCGCCCTTGTGGTCGCGGTCAGGTCTGCAAGCCCACCGAGGTCAAAAAGTGCGCACTTGAGCACGGCATCCCGGTGCATCAGCCGCTGAATTTCAAGGAGCAGTCCGCCATTGATGAACTGGCTGCTCTTGAGCCTGACCTTTTGGTCGTTGCAGCCTATGGCCTGATTCTGCCGCAGGCTGTGCTGGACATTGCGCCCAGTGGGGCCATGAATGTCCACACATCGCTTTTGCCCAAATATCGTGGCGCAGCGCCTATTCAGCGTGCCATTCTGAATGGTGACGACTTTACGGGCGTGACCATCATGCAGATGGACAAGGGAATGGACACAGGAGACATCCTGCTTGCCCGTGCCCTGGCTATTGGCATGAATGACACCGCAGAGACGCTCCATGATGAACTTGCGGCTCTTGGTGGCCGGATGATTACCGAAGCCATTGAGCGCCTCAAGGAAGGCCGTCTGGCGCACATTGCTCAGGATGATGCTGAGGCAACGTACGCTGACAAGCTCAAGAAGAGCGAGGGCGAGCTGGACTGGAGCTGTTCCGCACAGGACGTGCACAATCGTGCCCGCGCCATGTTCCCGTGGCCCGGAGCCTATTTCTTCTGGCAGGGCGAAGGCCGAAGCAAAGCGCTTCGCATTTCCATTGTGCCGGGAGAGCTGGGACCAGCATGCAGTGAGTATGGCTCTCCTGAGCCGGGGACCATTGTGGGCGAAGTGGACGGAAAGCTGGCCATTGCCTGTGCTGACCGCCTGTACCTTGTTCCTTCGGTAAAACCCGCTGGCAAGAAAAGCATGGAGCCTCAGGCCTTTTTGTGTGGCTACATGCAGCGCTGTGCAACGAAATAG
- the def gene encoding peptide deformylase produces MKREIVTYPDPVLAQTAEEITELTPELKQLAEDMVETMYEGDGIGLAAPQVGESCRLVVIDITGPEKREELRILVNPCITSKEGEVDSEEGCLSVVGYRGKVKRAEKVTVDATDLEGKPVHIEADGLLAICLQHELDHLDGVLFIDHLSRLKRNLYDKKVSKWLRRTKKHSK; encoded by the coding sequence ATGAAAAGAGAAATTGTTACGTATCCCGATCCGGTTCTGGCTCAGACCGCAGAGGAAATTACCGAGCTGACTCCTGAGCTGAAACAGCTTGCCGAAGACATGGTCGAAACCATGTATGAAGGCGACGGCATTGGCCTTGCTGCTCCGCAGGTTGGCGAAAGCTGCCGTCTGGTCGTGATTGACATCACAGGCCCAGAAAAGCGCGAAGAGCTGCGCATTCTGGTTAACCCCTGCATTACGTCCAAAGAGGGCGAGGTGGACTCCGAAGAGGGCTGCCTGAGTGTTGTGGGCTACCGCGGCAAGGTGAAGCGTGCCGAGAAGGTGACAGTGGATGCCACTGACCTTGAAGGAAAGCCTGTGCATATTGAGGCTGACGGCCTGCTGGCTATCTGCCTTCAGCACGAGCTGGATCACCTCGATGGTGTGCTGTTCATCGACCATCTGAGCCGTCTGAAAAGAAATCTTTATGACAAGAAAGTGAGCAAATGGCTGCGCAGGACAAAAAAGCATTCAAAGTAG
- the aspS gene encoding aspartate--tRNA ligase, with amino-acid sequence MEETTVDIQLEHQKYIQPLGDWVRTHSCQELTAQNVGEEVVLMGWAQFRRDHGGLIFIDLRDRNGLTQVVFSPDENAEAHSTAHILRTEYVLAIKGRVRPRPEGMANSNLVTGEIEVVVTDWKLLNTSRTTPFAIEDRLEATENLRLKYRYLDLRRPRLAQNMIIRHRAAQSVRRFLDENGFLEIETPFLTKSTPEGARDFLVPSRVNQGQFYALPQSPQLFKQLLMVAGMDRYFQLARCFRDEDLRADRQPEFTQIDCEMSFVDQEQVMAVGEGLARKMFKEVIDKELPQPFPRMTWDEAMDKYGVDKPDTRFEMLLTDVSDVVKDSEFRLFATAELIKALPVKGGAGMSRKEIDNLTEFVKIYGAKGLAWIKIKENEWQSPIAKFLSEKERAGLTERLGLEVGDIVFFQAGPADMVNAALGNLRLRIGENMGLIDHKQINALWVTDFPLLEWDAEEKRFNALHHPFTAPHPEDVELLKTDPGKVRSNAYDMVINGYEVGGGSIRIHNSEVQKDMFKALNIGEEEAREKFGFLLDALEFGAPPHGGIAFGLDRLIMILTGAKSIRDVIAFPKTQRATCLMTEAPSTVANTQLRELGIKLREKTTK; translated from the coding sequence ATGGAAGAAACAACTGTAGATATTCAGCTTGAGCATCAGAAGTACATCCAGCCGCTTGGCGACTGGGTTCGCACTCACTCCTGCCAGGAGCTGACTGCACAGAATGTTGGCGAAGAGGTCGTGCTCATGGGTTGGGCACAGTTCCGCCGTGACCACGGTGGCCTGATTTTTATTGACCTTCGTGACCGCAATGGTCTGACTCAGGTCGTTTTCTCTCCTGATGAAAACGCCGAAGCTCACTCCACTGCACACATTCTGCGTACCGAGTACGTTCTGGCCATTAAGGGCCGCGTTCGCCCCCGTCCTGAGGGTATGGCAAACTCCAATCTCGTCACCGGTGAGATTGAAGTTGTTGTGACAGACTGGAAGCTGCTGAACACCAGCCGCACCACTCCGTTTGCCATTGAAGACCGTCTGGAAGCGACAGAGAACCTGCGCCTCAAGTATCGTTATCTCGATCTTCGCCGTCCCCGTCTCGCTCAGAACATGATCATCCGTCACCGCGCTGCACAGAGCGTGCGCCGCTTCCTTGACGAGAATGGTTTCCTCGAGATTGAGACGCCTTTCCTGACCAAGAGCACCCCTGAAGGCGCCCGTGACTTTCTGGTCCCGAGCCGCGTGAATCAGGGCCAGTTCTATGCACTGCCCCAGTCTCCCCAGCTCTTTAAGCAGCTGCTGATGGTTGCAGGCATGGACAGATATTTCCAGCTTGCCCGTTGCTTCCGCGACGAAGACCTCCGCGCTGACCGCCAGCCCGAATTCACGCAGATTGACTGCGAGATGAGCTTTGTGGATCAGGAGCAGGTCATGGCAGTGGGTGAAGGTCTTGCCCGGAAAATGTTCAAGGAAGTTATCGACAAGGAACTTCCCCAGCCCTTCCCTCGCATGACCTGGGACGAGGCAATGGACAAGTACGGCGTGGACAAGCCTGACACCCGTTTCGAAATGCTTCTGACCGACGTTTCTGACGTTGTGAAAGATTCCGAATTCCGCCTCTTTGCTACCGCAGAGCTGATTAAGGCTCTCCCGGTCAAGGGTGGAGCAGGCATGAGCCGCAAGGAAATTGACAACCTTACTGAGTTCGTCAAGATCTACGGCGCCAAGGGCCTTGCATGGATCAAGATCAAGGAAAACGAATGGCAGTCCCCGATTGCCAAGTTCCTCTCCGAGAAAGAGCGCGCTGGCCTGACCGAGCGCCTTGGTCTCGAAGTGGGCGACATCGTCTTCTTCCAGGCTGGTCCTGCAGACATGGTCAACGCTGCTCTTGGTAACCTGCGCCTGCGCATTGGTGAGAACATGGGCCTTATTGATCACAAGCAGATCAACGCCCTGTGGGTGACCGACTTCCCGCTGCTCGAGTGGGACGCCGAAGAAAAGCGCTTCAATGCGCTGCATCACCCCTTCACCGCTCCGCATCCGGAAGACGTTGAGCTGCTCAAGACCGATCCCGGCAAAGTGCGCTCCAACGCATACGACATGGTCATCAATGGCTATGAAGTGGGTGGCGGTTCCATCCGTATCCACAACAGCGAAGTGCAGAAAGACATGTTCAAGGCACTGAACATCGGCGAAGAAGAAGCCCGCGAGAAGTTTGGCTTCCTGCTCGACGCTCTCGAGTTTGGTGCTCCGCCGCACGGTGGTATTGCTTTTGGTCTGGACAGACTTATTATGATTCTCACGGGTGCAAAGTCTATCCGTGACGTCATTGCCTTCCCGAAGACGCAGCGGGCAACCTGTCTGATGACAGAAGCCCCAAGCACTGTGGCCAATACGCAGCTTCGAGAACTTGGCATCAAGCTTCGCGAAAAAACTACAAAATAA